One Williamsia sp. DF01-3 genomic region harbors:
- a CDS encoding SDR family oxidoreductase, with the protein MGGTGSVGRLVVREATELGHDVAALVRDPNRATSVLPAGVTLVDGDLTTGAGMDEAVDGIDAITATVDGDARRVDYEGVLRILLALDNRHAHIVLMSAIGIANVGAASPLPDWKRRGSV; encoded by the coding sequence ATTGGCGGGACAGGCAGCGTCGGGCGGTTGGTTGTGCGCGAAGCGACTGAACTGGGCCACGACGTTGCTGCGCTCGTCCGCGACCCGAACCGCGCTACCAGTGTGTTACCGGCAGGCGTAACACTGGTCGACGGGGACCTCACGACCGGAGCCGGGATGGACGAAGCGGTTGACGGCATCGATGCGATCACCGCGACCGTCGACGGTGATGCCCGACGGGTCGACTACGAGGGCGTGCTTCGAATCTTGCTTGCCCTCGACAACCGCCATGCGCACATCGTGCTCATGTCGGCCATCGGAATCGCCAACGTCGGGGCCGCCTCCCCACTTCCAGACTGGAAACGCCGCGGGAGCGTCTGA
- a CDS encoding GAF domain-containing protein, translated as MTDTESKQIKDHAVLYTAAVSVLAVLTALTTFSISVTAGTVQNVARVAALVLGVLTAFVGFLKFRNERAFKHQQEQEKTSLTEALQAEARRTMLLVNGAMLGTAEQLRELAVADQPTKDELISGLRTSIVCKVCDLVQSYAPRAGYFRVEDLTATRRVMRTGTYTHSRNREDSFTTEFAEGPGQPDLAVWQLIDSGDVFTSNDTKSSVPDTWDTNANRQYRSFVSVAVRADGLAFGMLTANTMETDGFTDSDIGMMKVLAHLLATAEATVLSTGKINKIRNQMDSR; from the coding sequence ATGACGGACACGGAGAGCAAGCAAATTAAAGACCATGCGGTGCTCTACACGGCCGCAGTCAGTGTGCTCGCAGTCCTCACCGCGCTGACTACATTCAGTATCAGCGTCACGGCTGGCACAGTTCAGAACGTTGCGCGCGTAGCCGCCCTTGTTCTCGGCGTCCTGACCGCATTCGTCGGCTTTCTCAAGTTCCGCAACGAGCGCGCCTTCAAGCATCAGCAGGAGCAAGAAAAGACCTCCCTGACCGAGGCGCTCCAAGCGGAGGCCCGCCGCACAATGCTCCTAGTCAATGGCGCCATGCTAGGAACCGCTGAGCAACTACGCGAACTGGCGGTGGCCGACCAACCCACAAAGGACGAGCTGATCAGCGGACTTCGTACCTCGATCGTCTGCAAGGTGTGCGACCTGGTTCAAAGTTATGCACCCCGGGCAGGCTACTTTCGAGTGGAAGACCTGACAGCAACCCGCAGGGTCATGCGCACCGGGACCTACACCCACTCACGCAACCGAGAAGACTCCTTCACGACAGAATTTGCCGAAGGACCCGGTCAGCCCGACCTCGCAGTATGGCAGCTAATCGACTCTGGTGACGTTTTCACGAGCAACGACACAAAGTCGAGCGTCCCCGATACATGGGACACCAACGCCAATAGGCAGTACCGGTCATTTGTCTCGGTTGCGGTACGCGCTGACGGCCTAGCCTTCGGGATGCTGACAGCAAACACCATGGAGACTGACGGGTTCACCGACTCTGATATCGGCATGATGAAAGTACTTGCACACCTCCTGGCCACGGCCGAGGCGACCGTTCTGTCGACGGGCAAGATCAACAAGATTCGCAATCAGATGGACTCGCGGTGA
- a CDS encoding sigma-70 family RNA polymerase sigma factor, translating to MDSAELADVLVGVARGEPAAFDCLYMSTRARLFALIHATVRDVGFAEDVLHEVYLEVWQKIHHYESGMGSPLSWLMMVSRRRAIDRVRSEEGQRRRIARAAVLFADINHGPSDEQMLLGEEYCELRGHLATLTERQRQSIELVYFADMTPQQCAAHLNVPLATFKTRLRDALVHLRTIYANGSASSVA from the coding sequence GTGGATTCAGCAGAGCTTGCTGATGTGCTCGTCGGTGTGGCAAGGGGAGAACCGGCAGCCTTTGATTGTCTCTACATGTCCACTCGGGCACGGTTGTTCGCGCTGATTCACGCCACGGTTCGCGACGTCGGGTTCGCCGAAGATGTCCTGCACGAGGTGTATCTCGAGGTGTGGCAGAAGATCCACCACTACGAATCGGGGATGGGCAGCCCGCTGTCCTGGTTGATGATGGTTTCGCGCCGCCGCGCCATCGACCGCGTCCGTTCAGAGGAGGGGCAGCGCCGCAGAATTGCCCGGGCGGCTGTGCTGTTCGCTGACATCAATCACGGCCCCTCAGATGAGCAGATGCTGCTCGGGGAGGAATACTGCGAGCTGCGGGGGCATCTGGCCACACTCACCGAACGTCAACGTCAAAGCATCGAGCTCGTCTACTTCGCGGACATGACCCCGCAGCAGTGCGCTGCGCACCTCAACGTGCCGCTGGCCACCTTCAAGACTCGGCTACGCGACGCGCTCGTACATCTGCGCACCATCTACGCGAACGGCAGCGCTTCCTCGGTAGCTTGA
- a CDS encoding DUF3618 domain-containing protein: MTSSSDPDQIRAEIERTRAALSSDVDTLAYEANPATMAKRKVGRVTGRLSGVRERVMGTAQDTAQNASATTSSAASSVTGAVQSASGTVQDAVQSAPGAAKAQTQGNPLAAGLIAFGAGLLVSALIPASEKEQQAAVALQEKAQPLTDEVTEVAKQAAQNLQGPAQDAAAAVTETATDAADTVKQEGTSAAQGVQEHAKDATNKVADQQK, translated from the coding sequence ATGACCAGCAGCTCAGACCCCGATCAGATTCGTGCCGAGATCGAGCGCACCCGCGCGGCGCTCAGCTCAGACGTGGATACCCTTGCGTACGAGGCCAATCCGGCCACCATGGCCAAGCGAAAGGTCGGTCGCGTGACCGGTCGGCTCAGTGGCGTCCGTGAGCGCGTGATGGGTACGGCTCAGGACACCGCCCAGAATGCCTCGGCCACAACCAGTTCGGCAGCATCCTCGGTCACGGGTGCGGTTCAGTCCGCGTCCGGCACCGTTCAGGATGCCGTGCAGTCGGCACCCGGTGCGGCAAAGGCCCAGACCCAGGGCAATCCGTTGGCCGCCGGCCTGATCGCCTTCGGCGCCGGCCTGCTGGTGTCTGCGCTCATTCCCGCCAGCGAGAAGGAGCAGCAGGCGGCAGTGGCCCTCCAAGAGAAGGCGCAGCCCCTCACAGACGAGGTCACCGAGGTGGCCAAGCAGGCTGCGCAGAATCTGCAGGGCCCGGCGCAAGACGCGGCCGCTGCGGTCACCGAGACAGCCACCGACGCTGCTGACACCGTCAAGCAGGAAGGCACCTCTGCGGCCCAAGGCGTGCAGGAGCACGCGAAGGACGCGACAAACAAGGTTGCCGACCAACAGAAGTGA
- a CDS encoding EAL domain-containing protein: MDHTTDSTPTGVPDLLVPSTPALRAVVAVTARVTGCPVAMINVIDVGRQYTVAAHGYEAGGSVPVAQSACAGVIARGAPIVISDVSGDVDKHRDVVDPVRESGFRAYAGIPVGGQDGSPLATLCVLDIHARRARDFDDAGFQQCAVLAAEALAAAWSTRRDRDTPTAASHRAAVEVAEVAAALDRGEIVPWYMPIVDLHTGAVVAVEALARWLHPVRGVLAADAFIPLVEQSELIIDFDLMMLTRALADLQQWRGARGDADNVAVAVNFSAHHFYRSDCAEKIDAVTSAAGVHPSSVILEITETVAVSTTALMDAHVIDDLRARGYLIVFDDIGGSWLPAEHLLSIGVNGLKADRTVGSALHTPTGRAIARALTALTTELGQFLVIEGIETPEHAHQARMIGARLGQGYLWSPARPANTFPMLDP, translated from the coding sequence ATGGACCACACCACTGACTCCACCCCGACGGGGGTGCCGGACCTGTTAGTGCCCTCCACGCCAGCGCTGCGTGCTGTGGTCGCGGTGACCGCGCGGGTGACCGGGTGCCCGGTGGCGATGATCAATGTGATCGACGTAGGCCGGCAGTACACCGTTGCCGCCCACGGTTACGAAGCCGGTGGCAGTGTCCCGGTCGCACAATCAGCATGTGCTGGTGTGATCGCCCGCGGCGCCCCGATCGTCATCTCCGACGTCAGCGGTGATGTGGACAAGCATCGCGATGTCGTTGATCCGGTGCGCGAGAGCGGTTTTAGAGCGTATGCGGGAATTCCAGTGGGGGGCCAGGACGGCTCGCCGCTGGCCACGTTATGTGTCCTCGACATCCACGCCCGCCGCGCACGCGACTTTGATGACGCGGGCTTTCAGCAGTGTGCGGTGCTGGCTGCAGAGGCGTTGGCGGCGGCGTGGTCTACCCGCCGCGACCGAGACACCCCTACCGCTGCTTCACATCGTGCGGCGGTGGAGGTGGCTGAGGTTGCGGCTGCGCTCGATCGCGGTGAGATCGTGCCGTGGTACATGCCGATCGTCGATCTGCACACCGGCGCTGTGGTCGCGGTCGAGGCCTTGGCCCGGTGGTTACACCCGGTCCGGGGGGTTCTGGCCGCTGATGCGTTCATCCCCCTGGTCGAGCAGTCCGAGCTGATCATCGACTTTGATCTCATGATGTTGACGCGTGCGCTGGCGGACCTGCAGCAGTGGCGTGGCGCCCGCGGTGACGCCGACAACGTGGCTGTCGCCGTGAACTTTTCGGCCCATCACTTCTACCGTTCTGACTGCGCTGAGAAGATCGATGCGGTCACGTCCGCGGCGGGAGTGCACCCCAGTTCGGTGATACTCGAGATCACCGAAACAGTTGCGGTGTCTACCACAGCACTCATGGACGCGCACGTCATCGACGACTTACGGGCCCGTGGCTACCTGATCGTGTTCGACGACATCGGTGGTAGCTGGCTGCCCGCCGAGCACCTGCTCTCGATCGGCGTCAATGGACTCAAAGCCGACCGCACCGTCGGCTCAGCGCTGCACACTCCCACCGGCCGGGCCATCGCCCGCGCTCTGACCGCGCTGACCACCGAACTGGGCCAGTTCCTGGTCATCGAAGGCATCGAAACCCCCGAACACGCCCACCAAGCCCGCATGATCGGCGCCCGTCTGGGCCAGGGATACCTCTGGTCACCAGCACGCCCGGCCAACACTTTTCCCATGCTCGACCCCTGA
- a CDS encoding trans-acting enoyl reductase family protein — translation MASRIVVFGATGFTGQLVARSLVSRGVRPVLAARSAEKVERLAADLGGLPTALADVSRPGSVRALVERGDVLVATVGPFVEWGAAAVEAAAAAGAHYLDSTGEPAFIRQVYDRYGPEARRADSVLLTAFGFDWVPGHVAAGLALREAGPDAVRVDIGYLSLDSGISGGTKASSARAALEPSFGFRNGQLRSERTGGRIRSFTLDGRQRRWAFSVGGTEHFGLPKHYPSLREVNVMLAGAGPATTRAMPAVTLALAGIGAVEPLRRGLINLIRERVSGSTGGPDAESRQRSGSLIVAEAFAGDGQLLHRATLSGVNAYDFTGDLLAWGAIQAADGAITQAGVLDPISAFGLDPLTTGVAEAGIQLSTSRGAI, via the coding sequence ATGGCGTCGCGCATCGTGGTTTTCGGAGCGACAGGTTTCACTGGTCAGCTGGTTGCCCGATCGTTGGTGTCGCGCGGTGTCCGTCCAGTTCTCGCTGCGCGTTCAGCCGAGAAGGTCGAACGTTTGGCGGCCGACCTTGGGGGTTTGCCCACGGCGTTAGCCGATGTTTCTCGCCCGGGGTCGGTGCGTGCGCTGGTCGAGCGGGGAGACGTTCTAGTGGCGACTGTGGGGCCTTTTGTCGAGTGGGGTGCCGCTGCTGTCGAGGCGGCCGCCGCCGCAGGTGCGCATTACCTGGATTCGACTGGTGAGCCGGCGTTCATCAGGCAGGTCTATGACCGCTACGGGCCGGAGGCGCGTCGCGCGGACAGCGTGTTGCTGACTGCGTTCGGTTTCGACTGGGTGCCGGGCCACGTGGCGGCTGGCCTCGCGTTGCGTGAGGCCGGTCCGGACGCGGTTCGTGTGGACATCGGCTATCTGAGTCTTGATAGCGGTATCAGCGGAGGGACAAAAGCAAGTTCGGCGCGAGCTGCGCTTGAACCGTCGTTCGGGTTTCGCAACGGGCAGCTGCGCAGCGAACGTACTGGTGGCCGTATTCGATCCTTCACTCTCGATGGCCGACAGCGGCGTTGGGCGTTCAGCGTAGGCGGTACCGAACACTTCGGGTTGCCCAAGCATTACCCGTCGCTGCGCGAGGTTAACGTCATGCTTGCAGGCGCAGGCCCGGCGACGACCCGCGCGATGCCTGCAGTGACACTCGCGCTGGCAGGTATCGGCGCGGTGGAGCCCTTACGTCGCGGCTTGATCAACCTCATTCGGGAGCGTGTCTCCGGGTCGACCGGTGGGCCGGACGCCGAGTCTCGCCAGCGTAGTGGCTCGCTGATCGTTGCGGAGGCGTTCGCCGGCGACGGCCAACTTCTACATCGCGCGACGCTGTCGGGGGTGAACGCCTACGACTTCACCGGCGATCTTCTTGCCTGGGGAGCGATTCAGGCCGCAGACGGTGCTATCACGCAGGCGGGTGTGTTGGACCCCATCAGCGCGTTCGGCCTCGACCCGCTCACCACCGGTGTCGCCGAGGCGGGCATCCAACTCTCTACTTCGCGAGGAGCGATCTGA
- a CDS encoding N-6 DNA methylase, with protein MTRILQTAATELEDSLALRKARGAFFTPAALADFVSRWAIRTPVDTVLEPSCGEAAFLTSAATRLDELHSPRTRPQLEGIEIHEPSAQAAARLVKATGRAASIRVDDFFEVPSKRRFDVVIGNPPYVRYQDHSGAARLASRRAALRGGVGLTGLASMWAAATVHAAEFLRPGGRLGLVVPAELLSVNYAAEVRRYLMERFGRVRLIMFTERVFPGVQEEVVLLLAEDALADGGTDHCELHQVRSIDDLDDELSSGAAQHRWRPAHARAKWTPALLPATAFEAYSALTDSAGFEVLHEWGDTTLGAVTGRNQYFALSPAQARRLRLRDSETVRLSPPGSRHLRGLSLSTEALNRLGDGGAQTLLFRPGVKRSAMSPGARRYLDEGEQSGVHEAYKCRVRSPWWQVPISEPADLLLTYMNADTPRMTTNSSRAVHLNSVHGIYLRPDYRSSGASLLPIASLNTVTLLGAELVGRAYGGGMLKIEPREADLLPIPSPQLVEQLESDLRHLRKPVRDALRRGDLLGAVRLVDHVVLRQGLGVSDDQHAELVAAHALMSARRFARAAKPRHHS; from the coding sequence GTGACTCGGATACTGCAGACTGCGGCGACCGAGCTAGAGGACTCGCTCGCTCTACGGAAGGCTCGCGGGGCGTTTTTCACGCCGGCGGCGTTAGCCGACTTCGTCTCTCGCTGGGCAATCCGCACTCCTGTCGACACTGTCTTAGAACCTTCGTGCGGCGAAGCTGCTTTCCTGACCTCAGCGGCGACTCGGCTGGACGAATTGCACTCTCCACGCACGCGCCCCCAGCTTGAGGGGATCGAGATTCACGAGCCGAGCGCTCAGGCTGCGGCCAGGTTGGTGAAAGCGACAGGTCGCGCAGCGAGCATTCGTGTCGACGACTTCTTTGAGGTCCCCAGCAAGCGCCGATTCGATGTCGTCATCGGCAACCCGCCCTACGTCCGGTACCAGGATCATTCAGGTGCCGCCCGCCTCGCCAGCAGGCGCGCTGCGCTTCGTGGCGGCGTTGGTCTGACCGGCCTCGCCTCAATGTGGGCGGCAGCAACAGTGCACGCAGCCGAGTTTCTGCGCCCAGGCGGACGGCTCGGCCTCGTTGTTCCTGCGGAGCTTCTATCGGTGAACTATGCCGCAGAGGTGCGCCGCTACCTGATGGAACGGTTCGGCCGGGTGCGCCTCATCATGTTTACAGAACGGGTGTTCCCGGGGGTCCAGGAAGAGGTCGTGCTGCTCCTGGCCGAGGACGCCCTAGCAGATGGGGGCACGGATCATTGCGAACTACACCAAGTCCGCTCGATTGACGACCTCGACGACGAACTGTCATCTGGTGCGGCTCAACACCGTTGGCGGCCAGCGCATGCGCGGGCTAAATGGACGCCGGCCCTGCTGCCCGCGACTGCGTTCGAGGCGTATTCGGCTCTCACCGACAGCGCGGGGTTCGAGGTGCTGCACGAGTGGGGCGACACGACTTTAGGTGCGGTCACTGGCCGCAACCAATATTTCGCCCTGTCTCCTGCCCAAGCAAGGCGATTGCGACTTCGTGACTCAGAGACAGTGCGGCTGTCACCTCCAGGTAGTCGCCACCTACGTGGCTTGTCGCTGTCCACAGAAGCGTTGAACCGGCTCGGCGACGGAGGCGCGCAGACTCTGCTCTTTCGTCCCGGGGTGAAGCGCTCCGCCATGTCACCCGGGGCCCGGCGCTACCTGGACGAGGGTGAACAATCCGGAGTCCACGAAGCCTACAAATGTCGTGTCCGCTCACCCTGGTGGCAGGTGCCGATCAGCGAACCTGCCGATCTGCTGCTCACCTATATGAACGCCGACACGCCCCGCATGACCACCAACTCCAGTAGAGCGGTGCACCTCAACAGCGTCCATGGGATCTATCTGAGACCCGACTACCGATCGTCAGGAGCATCGCTACTGCCCATCGCGTCGCTCAACACTGTGACTCTTCTTGGAGCTGAGCTCGTCGGACGCGCCTACGGCGGCGGCATGCTCAAGATCGAGCCGCGAGAGGCAGACCTATTGCCTATCCCCTCCCCTCAGCTAGTCGAGCAGTTGGAGTCGGACCTACGGCATCTGCGGAAACCGGTCCGCGACGCTCTCCGCCGCGGCGATCTACTAGGCGCCGTGCGCCTCGTCGACCACGTTGTCCTTCGTCAAGGATTGGGCGTGTCAGACGACCAACATGCTGAACTTGTTGCCGCGCACGCCCTCATGTCCGCGCGTCGCTTCGCTCGTGCCGCCAAGCCTCGCCACCACAGCTGA